The window GCCGAGCTCCTCAACGCGGCCGAGGCGTTCGAGGCCGAGGGCGAGGGGGGGCTTCGGGCGTTCCTGGACCGGGCGGCCCTGGTCACCGACCAGGACGTGGGGCCCGACCGGGCCGACGTGGTCACCCTCATGACCCTGCACTCCGCCAAGGGCCTCGAGTACCCGGTGGTGTTCCTGACGGGCCTGGAGGAGGGGGTCTTTCCCCACCACCGCAGCTCCGACTCCCCCGGGGAGCTCGAGGAGGAGCGGCGCCTGTGCTACGTGGGAATCACCCGGGCCCGGGACCGCCTCTACCTCACCCGGGCCCGGGTGCGCCGGGTCTACGGGGCCGAAGGGTACCTGCGGCCCCCGAGCCGCTTCCTGGAGGAGCTGCCCGAGGGGGTGTACCGGCGCCCGCCCCGGCCGGACCTTCCGCTTTGGGCGCAGCCGATCTCCGCTCCCCTGAGGGCCCCGGAGGGGGGAGGAGGCCGCTATCTTGTCCCCGAGCCCGGGGAGGAGTCCTTCCGCTCGGGCATGGGGGTGCGCCACCCGCGCTATGGCGCGGGGACGGTGACCGCCGTGGAGGGGCGGGGTCCTATGGCCAAGGTGGCGGTACGCTTCTCCGGAGGGGAAACGAGGAAGTTCGTGGCCTCCCTGGCGGGGCTCGAGGTGGCGGTGGACGACTGATCGGCCCGGCTCAGAGCTGGGCGGGGACGAGAGAGACCTCGCCGGCGTAGTCGAAGGGGAGCCTGCCGTGGCCGCGCAGGGCCACGTGGCCTCGGAGCTGGTAGCGAAAGCTCTGGGCCTGGTTGCGCTCGAGCTCGGTGAGCTGCCGGAAGAGGCCGATGATCGTGCTCGTAGCCTCCACCTGCATCGCGGCGGTGCCGTAGGCGGGAATGGTCACCGCCCGGTTGGTCACGCCGGTGGCGAAGCGCTGGCCGTTGAGGAGGAGCTCGCACGCCATCCCCTCTAGGGCCAGGTCGAAGGCGTTCGGGTTCTGGAGCTGGAAGTCCAGGACGTAGTGCTGGGCGAAGAGGGTTGCCCCCGAGAGGCGAAGGTCCGTCAGCACCAGGGAGGGGGGCTCCGGGCGGGCGCCGAGTCCTGCGCAGGAGGCCAGGAGCAGGAGGAGCAGCCCGGAGAGGAGGCGTGCGCCCGAAGTCGTCATGGGCGCCAGTATGCCCACCGCCCCGGGGGCGCGCAAGGCGGGCGCCGCTCACGATTCACCGCGCGGACTTCCCTCCCCCCTCGATTTCCCCGTTTCCCGTCTCATGTCTGCCGAGGCTCCTGCCGATCCTTGGGCCCGACGCGATCCGTGTTTCCTCGGGCCGGCAGGCGTCCCCGGCCACGAGCCCGGGCGGTTTTCGCCCCCAGCGAAGGCAAGGAGGCAAGCATGCACCCAGTCGCCAAATCCCTGTCGGCGGTCGCCCTGCTGGCGTCTTCCGCCCTCCTCCTTCCGGGGTGGGCCGGGGCGCTCGACACGTTCCTGGTGGGGCCCCGGGCCATGGGGATGGGGGGGGCGACCATCGCGTCCGCCACGGACACGACGGCCCAGTACTACAACCCGGCGGCCTTTGGCTTCTTCGCCTGCCGAACGGCCTCCGGCGGCCGCATCGCCTGCGACAACAACGACATGGGCCGAAAGACCTGGGGCGTCGACCTCAACGCCAGCGGCGGATACCGCCTGCACAACGAGTTCGGCGTGTTCCTGGATGACCTGGTGGACATCGATTACGAAGACCTGAGCCGCCGGGGCGTGCGCAGCGAGTCCGACCTGCGCGAACTGATCGACCTGGTGAAGAACCTCGACGGGCTCGACGACCCAGGCAACGCCATCACCGCCGACGTCAACGCCGGCCTGGGCATCCGGGTGAAGAACTTCGGGGTGGGCGTACGCGGCTTCTTCCAGGCCACCGGCCAGGTGGTGGAGCTCGACCGGGAGAACCTGGGCATCGCGGCAGGAGATCTGGACGCCCAGATTGCCGCGGTCGCGGTGGCGGGCAACGACGGCGCCGTGCTCCTGCTGACGCCGGATCAGCAGGAGCAGCTCCGGGCGGCCGGCCTCAGCCAGGGCTCGATCCAAAAGATCGACTTCCTGGCCAGGGAACAGGGGGTCTCGCCGGCCCAGGTCGAGGGGATTACCGACCTCCTGGCCACGGTGACCGCCCAGTCGGGCGGGGTCGGCCTCGGGGGCACCCTGGACGACAACACCACCACGGTGGTGCTGCGCGGGTTCGCCGTGGCGGAGATCCCGGTCACCTACGGCTACGCCCTCAACGACCACTGGTCGGTCGGCGGAAACCTCAAGCTCATGCGCGGCCGGGTGTACGCCACCGAGATCCTCGTGTTCGACGCCGATTCGGAAGACGTGTTGCGCGACGCGGACAAGCACTACCGGGAGACCACCACCTTCGGCATCGACCTGGGCGTGATGGGTCGATACCGCATGGTGAACTTCGGGGTGGTGGGCCGAAACCTCAACACTCCCAAGTTCGACGGCCCCACCCGGACCACGGAGCTGCCCGGAGGGCCGCGCACCACCCGGTTCCCCGACGTGAAGATCAAGCCCCAGTTTGCCGCCGGCGTCGCCTTCATCCCCTTCGAGACCCTGACCCTCGAGGTGGACTGCGACCTCACGGCCAACGAGACGACCCTGCCCGGCTACAAGACGCGAAACCTCTCGGCTGGCCTGGAGTGGGACGCCTTCCGGTTCCTGGCGCTACGGGCCGGCGCGCGGAAGAACCTGGCGGAGAGCGACATCGGGGTGGTGTACACGGCGGGGCTCGGGCTCAATCTCTGGGCGGCCCGCCTGGACGTGGCCGGGGCGTTCGCGGCGAAGAGGGAAGAGTTCGACGGCAAGAACACCCCCACGGAAGCCCGCCTGGCCGCCCAGTTCAGCGTGGACTTCTAGGGAGGCCGCCGGGCCCCCCCGTGCCCTTCAGCCCGCCAGCCGCTGCTCGATGGCCCGCTTGTAGAAGAGGTAGTGGCCGGTGGTGACGAAGCGGCCGCAGTGCTCGGCAATGAAGCGCTCATCGAGGAAGAGCCGGGTGACGAAGACCCCGTAGTCGAGACCGGAACGGCGCGCTTCGCGGATGCGGCGCCGGGCCTCGGCCAGGGGGTTTTCCACCTCCCCGCTCTCGATGGTCTGCATGCCCCAGGTGATGCGGTACCCGCCGGCACCCCCGCTCCTTCCCGACGTCCTCTCGATGGTGAGCCCCACCGGCCGCAGCCCCAGGGCGCGCACGCGGGCCAGGTGCTCGTGGGTGGCGCAGACGGCCCGGCAGGTGCCCTCGCGCACCAGGGTATGGATGCGCAGGACGTCCCCCAGTGCTCTTCCGTGGAGGGGGCTCTCCTCCTGGGTCGCGAGCTCGGGGACCACCCCCTCCAGGAACACCAGCAGGCGGGCCAGGGCGTAGGGGGCGTCTTCCCGGAGGCTCGTGAACCGCGCCAGGTTGCCCACCTCGTCCGCCACGAAGAGGGTCTCCTGGGCGGCTTCCTCCAGCACGAAGACGTCGATGCCCCCCGGAAGGGAGCTCTCGCACACCGCCCGCAGGGGCGCGAGCTCCGGCGAGAGGCTCTCCACCCGGGTCTCGACCCGGGCGTGGGGCCCCACCGCGCAGAGGAAGCGCAGGAGGTCCTCCCGGTCCTTGAAGGCCCGATACCGCAGCTCTGCCGGTGCGGTGCGGTCGAGCACGTAGGTGCCGGCCTCCGAGGCGCCCACGAACCGCCGGCGCAGGTGGGCTGCAAAGCTCGCTCCCCCCACGAACGCCGCGGCCGCCCCCAGCTCCCGCTGGAGCCGGCGGTGGCAGCCCCGCAGCACGCCGACCTTGCGCGGGGGGGCGAAGATCTCGAGGCGGTCGGGGGCGGGGCTCTCGAGGAGGAAGGCCACCAGGGCTTCCTCCACGAATCCCCGGAAGGCGTCCGGGCCCTCCCATCGGCGGTAGAAGGTCTCGCCCCAGGTGGTGGCGTGCACGGCGCCGAGGTCCCGGACCTCTTCTGCTTCCTCGAGGAGGTTGGGGACCGCCAGGAAGGCCGTGGGCACGGCGTCCCCCAGGAGGTCTTCGTGGGTGGGCTCGCGGCCCTGGGCCCTCTCGACGAAGGCGGTCAGCCCCTGGGCCAGGGCCTCCAGGTCGGCGGCCGGTAGCTCCCCGGCCAGGCCGTGGCAGAAGACCCGGGTGCGCGCCCCCAGGATGTGGTTCTGCGCCGCCCATACCAGGAGCTCGAGGGGATCGTTCGAGACGCGCAGGAGATCCCCCTCCCGGCCGTCCACGGTCAAGGGGGTGACCCGGCCCCGGAACAGGCGCCAGGGCGCCTCGCCGTCGGGCAGCACCTCCTGGTAGAGGGACACGCTGGGCTCCTCCACCCCCTGCGTCACCAGGTGGAGGGTCTCCACCTTGTGGGGAGCCCGGCGGTACACGGCCTGGAGCTTGCGCCCCAGCACGGTGAGGTCCCGGGGAGTGATCCGCTGCACTTCTCCTTCTGCTTCCAGGGTCTCGCGAATGCGCTGGTAGGTGCGCAGGAAGTACCGATCCACCTCCCGGGCCAGGGCCTGCACCCACTCGAACTTCCAGGCGGAGAATCCGTTCAGGTGCTGGAGCCGGCGAGCCCCCCAGCCCCATGCGGCGGCGTACTCGGCCAGCACGGCTTCGTCGGAGCCGCCGGAGGCCCTGCGCCGGGGACCCGACTCCGCCTCCAGGCGGATGCCGGTCTTGAGGTAGAAGCACCGCGCCAGGAGGTCCTCGGAGCCCGACTCCCCCAAGGCCCGGTAGTGGGCGAGCACCTGGTCGAACAGGAGCCGGTAGGGGTCGACCCGCTCCCCGGCCAGCACGCGCTGCTTGAGCTGCTCGCACAGGGGGGGGGCCTCCCGCCCGGAGGAAACGGCATACTCCAGCAGGCCCAGCTTGAGGGCCGACTTGAAGGGCGACTTCCACCCCTTCACGATCTGCCACACCGCGGCCCCGAAGAGCTCCCCCGGGGGAACCCGGGCCACCCCCCCCAGGTCCACGTACTCGCCCGCGGGAAAGCCGGGGGTCGCGCGCAGGGCGTCCCAGTGGCGGCGGTACGCGTCCGGGTCCGCCAGGGGCGGCACCAGGCGCCACGCCGGAGCCTTGCCCGCCAGCAGGATGCCGGTGCGGTAGAACTCCTCCTTGAGCAGCGCGCCCAGGGCCGAGCCGCACCCCTCCACGCCGGTCTCCCCGAAGTCGTCGGCCCGGATGCGGCTGGCGGCCTGGAAGAAGAGGTGGACCTCGAGCCCCGCGTGCCGGTTGAGCCAGGCCTCCACGGAGAGGACCTTCCGGCGGTAGACGGTCAGGAGGGCGTCCGACGTGCCGGGGTCGTGGCACACCCACACGTCCAGGTCCGATTCGCCGGAAAAGCCGATGGTGCCGGCGCTGCCCATGACCGCGACCAGCTCCACCACCGGCCGGAGCACCCCCGAGCGGCGCAGGCGGGCCTCGGGAAACAGGCGCCGGGCCAGCCGCAGGTCGTCGGAGTGGGGGGAGAAGTCGGCGATTCCCGCCGGGCAGAGGGGGTCGTCCACGTACCCGGGGAGCCCGGGCTCGTTGACGTGGAGCAGCAGGGGGAGAAGCTGCAGGGCCTCCCTCCCCCGCTCGCCGATCTGGGCGGCCAGGCGGCCGCGGCGGTAGCGGTCGTAGGCCGCGAACGCCGCGGCGGCGGCCGCGGCCTCGGCCTCGGGCGTGCACGAGGTCGCGGGCGGCGCCGAGTCGCCCCCGGGGCTCCCGGCGGCCTCCCGGACGAAGAGCATCTCTCTCAGGTGGTTCACGCACCCCTCCAGCGGCGCACACGCGGCGTGTTCACGGCCTTCCACCCATCGGCACCGGAGGCGGGGGGGTTGAGGAGCGCAGGCCGTTTCTTGTTCGCTTCCCCCCGAAAGGGGTAGCCTGGACGGGAAACGGGGGAGGGGAGAGCTGCCGAGCTCCTGGGGAGGTGGACGATGCGCGTGCCGATCCTGTTGGCCCTGCTCGGGGTGGCTGTCTGGGCCGCCGGGGCGTGTGCCCTGGGGGGGAGACCGGACGCTTTGCCCGAGGCTCCTGCCCCAGCGCCCCGCGCCGACAAGGATTCGGTACAGCTCATCGCCGAGGCGGTGGAGCGCGGGGAGATCGACGCTGACCGGGCGGTGCTCTACCGGGTGTACGCCGTGGTGGGCGACGCCGGACTGCCGCCCGCGTTCCGGAGCACCGTGCCCCTGCGCGACGGCACGCCCATCCTGCGCGAGGCCCGCAGCCGCTACGACTCCCTGCGGCCGGAGATCCAGGCGGCGCTGGATCCGTATCTCTTTCCGAGGGGGAAGCCGTGAGAACATTTCGCCCGCTGGGGGCCCTGCTCGCCGCGTGCCTCCTGGTCGGGGCCTCCGGGGCCCCGCCCGCGCCCGCGGGGGGCCTGGACGGGCGCCTGGCGCAGCTCGTGGCCTCGGGTGAGCTCGATCCTTCCCGCGCCGACCTGTACCGGCTCTACGCGGTGGTGGCTGCGGAGCGCCTGCCCCCTGCCTTCCGGGCTGCGCCGCCGGACGACCGGGCGCCGCGGGTCGGGGGCGCCAGGGGGGAGGGCACCGCTTGGATGCACCGGTGCGGCACCCCGGTGCTCCGGGGCGTGAAGCATCGGCTGGCCGCGCTGAGCCCCGCGGACCGGGCCGAAGCCGAGGCGCTGCTGGCGCCGCCGGCCCGGGCCGCACCCCGCGCCGTGGTCTCGTCCGACACGGGAAAGACGGGGGAGACGGTGCTCCCCAACTTCGTCGTCACCCGAAACTTCACCGTCGAGTGGGGGCCCGCCCTCACCAACGAGGACGGCTCGCTCCCCCTGCGCGATCTCGACGCCAACGGCATCCCCGACGTGGTGGAGCGCTGGGCCGAGCTCTTCGAGGCGAGCTTCGAGGCCGTGGCGGAGGTGCTCAAGCCCGGGGACCCCGCGTCGGTCTACGCCGGCACCCCACTGGCCACCCGGCTCGTTCCCGTCTACCTCGGCAACTCCTCGGAGGCCGAGACCATCGAGAACATCTCGTCGGGCACTTACGCCTTCACCCAGGACAGCGCCCCGGTCCCGTACGTGGTGGTGAACAACGACCTGCGCTTCGTGCCCCCCAACGACGAGGGTGCGACAACGGCGGCTCGAATCCGGGGCGCCATGAAGATCACCGCCGCCCACGAGTTCTTCCACGTAATCCACTTCGTCTACGAGCCCGCCGCCTGGATTCCCTCCGCCGACGACTGGTGGCTCGAGACCAGCGCCACCTGGATGGAGGACGAGGTCTTTCCCGACGTGAACGACCACTACCAGTACTTCGGCATCAACGGTTGGCCTTCGACCGTGGAGGAAGGACTGGCCGTAAATTTCAGCGACAGCCGTTACGTGGTTCGCGCGTATGGGGGCGTGATCTTCGCCAAGTATCTATCTGAGCACGTGGGAGGAAGCGCGATGATGGGGGAGGTCTGGGACCTGATACGTTCGGATCCCCCGCCAGGACGACGCATCTTGGATGCGCTGGAGGCCTATGCCATTAGCACGGGGTTCCGGGGATTGGGGGAGCTCTTCCTTGGTTTTGCCGGGGCAAATGCCGTCATGGATTACGAGGAGGGCCCGCACTACGGATCGGTACCCAGGACCTCCGGCATCGACGGGCTGAGGTTCTTTGGCCTGGGGTATCTCGGCGCAAGGTACCGGTTCGAAGACGCCGTGTCAGGAGAGATCGTACTGACTTACGCCACCCCCACCGAGAGCGGATGGGGAATCGCGGCCGTCTTTCAGGACCCTGCCACGGGTGCCTACGTGTACCGAACGGCGTTGGCCGCCGACGGAGAGGTGACGCTTCCCTTGGACGTGCCTTCCGGCGTTCGCCTGCATGTCGCTGCCGCCCGCGTCACTGCGGCGGCGGTACCCGCGGAGCCGCCGCCCGCTTCCAGCGGGGGCGGGGGAGGCGGTGGGTGTTTCCTTCAGGCGCTTCGG is drawn from Thermodesulfobacteriota bacterium and contains these coding sequences:
- the traF gene encoding conjugal transfer protein TraF — translated: MHPVAKSLSAVALLASSALLLPGWAGALDTFLVGPRAMGMGGATIASATDTTAQYYNPAAFGFFACRTASGGRIACDNNDMGRKTWGVDLNASGGYRLHNEFGVFLDDLVDIDYEDLSRRGVRSESDLRELIDLVKNLDGLDDPGNAITADVNAGLGIRVKNFGVGVRGFFQATGQVVELDRENLGIAAGDLDAQIAAVAVAGNDGAVLLLTPDQQEQLRAAGLSQGSIQKIDFLAREQGVSPAQVEGITDLLATVTAQSGGVGLGGTLDDNTTTVVLRGFAVAEIPVTYGYALNDHWSVGGNLKLMRGRVYATEILVFDADSEDVLRDADKHYRETTTFGIDLGVMGRYRMVNFGVVGRNLNTPKFDGPTRTTELPGGPRTTRFPDVKIKPQFAAGVAFIPFETLTLEVDCDLTANETTLPGYKTRNLSAGLEWDAFRFLALRAGARKNLAESDIGVVYTAGLGLNLWAARLDVAGAFAAKREEFDGKNTPTEARLAAQFSVDF
- a CDS encoding class I adenylate cyclase, giving the protein MNHLREMLFVREAAGSPGGDSAPPATSCTPEAEAAAAAAAFAAYDRYRRGRLAAQIGERGREALQLLPLLLHVNEPGLPGYVDDPLCPAGIADFSPHSDDLRLARRLFPEARLRRSGVLRPVVELVAVMGSAGTIGFSGESDLDVWVCHDPGTSDALLTVYRRKVLSVEAWLNRHAGLEVHLFFQAASRIRADDFGETGVEGCGSALGALLKEEFYRTGILLAGKAPAWRLVPPLADPDAYRRHWDALRATPGFPAGEYVDLGGVARVPPGELFGAAVWQIVKGWKSPFKSALKLGLLEYAVSSGREAPPLCEQLKQRVLAGERVDPYRLLFDQVLAHYRALGESGSEDLLARCFYLKTGIRLEAESGPRRRASGGSDEAVLAEYAAAWGWGARRLQHLNGFSAWKFEWVQALAREVDRYFLRTYQRIRETLEAEGEVQRITPRDLTVLGRKLQAVYRRAPHKVETLHLVTQGVEEPSVSLYQEVLPDGEAPWRLFRGRVTPLTVDGREGDLLRVSNDPLELLVWAAQNHILGARTRVFCHGLAGELPAADLEALAQGLTAFVERAQGREPTHEDLLGDAVPTAFLAVPNLLEEAEEVRDLGAVHATTWGETFYRRWEGPDAFRGFVEEALVAFLLESPAPDRLEIFAPPRKVGVLRGCHRRLQRELGAAAAFVGGASFAAHLRRRFVGASEAGTYVLDRTAPAELRYRAFKDREDLLRFLCAVGPHARVETRVESLSPELAPLRAVCESSLPGGIDVFVLEEAAQETLFVADEVGNLARFTSLREDAPYALARLLVFLEGVVPELATQEESPLHGRALGDVLRIHTLVREGTCRAVCATHEHLARVRALGLRPVGLTIERTSGRSGGAGGYRITWGMQTIESGEVENPLAEARRRIREARRSGLDYGVFVTRLFLDERFIAEHCGRFVTTGHYLFYKRAIEQRLAG
- a CDS encoding LEA type 2 family protein codes for the protein MTTSGARLLSGLLLLLLASCAGLGARPEPPSLVLTDLRLSGATLFAQHYVLDFQLQNPNAFDLALEGMACELLLNGQRFATGVTNRAVTIPAYGTAAMQVEATSTIIGLFRQLTELERNQAQSFRYQLRGHVALRGHGRLPFDYAGEVSLVPAQL